In Polaromonas sp. JS666, one genomic interval encodes:
- a CDS encoding nitroreductase family protein, translated as MSTISLNFETDTVVLPPPALSPQATLEQALKNRHSSRAFLPDPLPLETLSALLWAGFGINRQESAHRTAPSTHNWQEIDIFAVLAEGAYRYEAQTHQLLLIKAEDLRSTTGTQDFIATAPLNLVYVADFHRMPDARPAERRFLAGADAGCIAQNIYLFCASVGLATVVRGLIDRSRLAALLGLAKTQRIALAQTVGYPAAS; from the coding sequence ATGTCCACGATCTCACTCAATTTCGAGACCGATACGGTAGTTCTGCCACCGCCTGCGCTGTCACCCCAGGCTACGCTGGAGCAGGCGCTGAAGAACCGCCACAGTTCGCGGGCTTTCCTGCCCGATCCGTTACCGCTGGAGACGCTGTCGGCGCTGCTCTGGGCCGGCTTTGGCATCAACCGGCAGGAAAGCGCCCATCGCACCGCGCCCTCGACCCACAACTGGCAGGAAATCGATATTTTTGCGGTGCTGGCTGAGGGAGCCTACCGCTACGAGGCGCAGACCCACCAGCTGTTGCTCATCAAGGCCGAAGACCTGCGCAGCACGACCGGCACCCAGGACTTCATTGCCACCGCACCGCTCAATCTGGTCTACGTCGCGGACTTTCATCGCATGCCGGATGCCCGGCCGGCAGAGCGCCGTTTCCTCGCCGGGGCAGATGCCGGCTGCATCGCGCAAAATATTTATCTGTTTTGCGCCAGCGTGGGCCTGGCGACGGTGGTGCGCGGTCTGATCGACCGCTCCCGGCTGGCGGCATTACTGGGACTGGCAAAGACCCAACGCATTGCATTGGCGCAAACCGTTGGTTATCCGGCCGCGAGCTGA
- the apbC gene encoding iron-sulfur cluster carrier protein ApbC gives MAVEQPAILNALQSVLDPNTGKDFVSTKALKNLQINDGDVSFDVELGYPAKSQMAAIRKMLIAATKGVAGVNNVSVNIAVKIAAHSVQRGVQLLPNVKNIIAVASGKGGVGKSTTAVNLALALAAEGASVGLLDADIYGPSQPMMMGIEGRPESVDGKNMEPMENYGIQVMSIGFLVAQDEAMIWRGPMATQALEQLLRQTNWKDLDYLIVDLPPGTGDIQLTLSQRVPMTGAVIVTTPQDIALLDAKKGIKMFEKVGVPILGIVENMAVHVCSQCGHAEHIFGEDGGKRLAADYHMDYLGALPLDINIRLQADNGRPTVVADPDGDVAAIYKAVARKVAVTVAAKAKDFSAKFPTITISKNT, from the coding sequence ATGGCTGTAGAACAACCGGCAATTTTGAACGCGCTGCAAAGCGTGCTTGACCCCAATACCGGCAAGGACTTTGTGAGCACCAAGGCGCTCAAAAACCTGCAGATCAACGACGGCGATGTGTCCTTCGACGTGGAGTTGGGTTATCCAGCCAAAAGCCAGATGGCGGCTATCCGCAAGATGCTGATCGCGGCGACCAAGGGGGTGGCCGGCGTGAACAACGTATCGGTCAATATCGCGGTCAAGATCGCCGCCCACAGCGTGCAACGCGGCGTGCAGCTGCTGCCCAATGTGAAGAACATCATTGCCGTGGCCTCCGGCAAGGGCGGCGTGGGCAAGAGCACCACCGCCGTTAACCTCGCGCTGGCCCTGGCCGCTGAAGGCGCCAGCGTGGGCCTGCTCGACGCCGACATTTACGGCCCCAGCCAGCCCATGATGATGGGCATCGAAGGCCGGCCCGAGAGTGTGGACGGCAAGAATATGGAGCCGATGGAAAACTACGGCATTCAGGTCATGTCCATCGGTTTCCTGGTGGCGCAGGACGAGGCCATGATCTGGCGCGGCCCCATGGCCACCCAGGCGCTGGAGCAGCTGCTGCGCCAGACCAACTGGAAAGACCTTGACTACCTGATCGTCGACCTGCCGCCCGGCACCGGCGACATCCAGCTCACGCTGAGCCAGCGCGTGCCCATGACGGGTGCCGTGATCGTTACAACGCCGCAGGACATCGCACTGCTGGACGCCAAAAAAGGCATCAAGATGTTTGAGAAGGTGGGTGTGCCCATCCTGGGCATCGTGGAAAACATGGCGGTGCATGTGTGCAGCCAGTGCGGCCACGCCGAGCACATCTTTGGCGAGGACGGCGGCAAGAGACTGGCGGCCGACTACCACATGGACTATCTCGGCGCGCTGCCGCTGGATATCAACATCCGCCTGCAGGCCGACAACGGCAGGCCCACGGTCGTGGCAGACCCCGACGGCGACGTGGCGGCCATCTACAAGGCCGTGGCGCGCAAGGTGGCCGTGACCGTGGCTGCCAAGGCGAAAGATTTTTCCGCCAAATTCCCGACCATCACCATCTCGAAAAACACCTGA
- a CDS encoding DUF3305 domain-containing protein — protein sequence MADFLMQSPEAGDAVHRPTLLVAVVMRRERIDNRWQPWRWVLADVVPHEEAFGKQPRLLLKDDHEERWLHPGFKVELFVGDAEGYYLNVTTPQPCFWVVWRMEEEAALADEPVAVPQTVTLSYHDAGRWLDAQETVEQVPAPPEVVQWLQEFVDRHHVLEPKRRQRPQSFRPLQDRFGNPARVSTDKKPDGPGHD from the coding sequence ATGGCTGATTTCCTGATGCAGTCCCCCGAGGCTGGGGACGCTGTTCACCGTCCCACCCTGCTGGTGGCCGTCGTCATGCGCCGCGAGCGCATTGACAACCGCTGGCAGCCCTGGCGCTGGGTGCTGGCCGATGTGGTGCCGCACGAGGAGGCTTTCGGCAAGCAACCCCGCTTGCTGCTCAAGGACGACCACGAGGAGCGCTGGCTGCACCCCGGCTTCAAGGTGGAGCTGTTTGTGGGCGATGCCGAGGGTTATTACCTGAATGTGACCACGCCCCAACCCTGCTTCTGGGTGGTGTGGCGCATGGAGGAAGAGGCAGCCTTGGCCGATGAGCCGGTGGCCGTGCCGCAAACCGTCACACTGAGCTACCACGATGCGGGGCGCTGGCTCGATGCGCAGGAAACCGTCGAGCAGGTCCCTGCGCCACCCGAGGTGGTGCAGTGGCTGCAGGAGTTTGTGGACCGGCACCATGTGCTGGAACCCAAGCGGCGCCAGCGTCCGCAAAGCTTCCGGCCCCTGCAGGATCGTTTCGGCAATCCCGCGCGGGTGAGCACTGACAAGAAACCGGACGGGCCCGGCCATGACTGA
- a CDS encoding DUF3306 domain-containing protein: MTEERGGFLGRWARRKSDALQGKPLEEPAPVATPAVGAGAILPPGQPEAAPVAAPTPAGGAEPAEKELSLDDVRLLTKDSDFKPFMAEGVGPDVRNAAMKKLFADPHFNVMDGLDIYIDDYSISEPIPESMLRQMASAKFLKLFDDEEDDQGEQDDPEKIQAAVARESANNPEAETVAQSPEDTGMPIPDSVNPDNRSQAGSLPDTGASQRPDDHAHTDLRLQPDHAPPAPGGGRGTQ, from the coding sequence ATGACTGAAGAGCGCGGGGGATTCCTGGGCCGCTGGGCTCGCCGCAAGTCTGACGCCCTGCAGGGCAAGCCGCTCGAAGAGCCTGCGCCGGTTGCGACCCCGGCAGTGGGTGCCGGCGCCATCCTGCCGCCGGGCCAGCCGGAAGCTGCACCGGTCGCCGCACCAACACCTGCTGGCGGTGCCGAGCCCGCTGAAAAAGAGCTGTCACTCGATGACGTGAGGCTGTTGACCAAGGACTCCGACTTCAAGCCCTTCATGGCAGAAGGTGTGGGCCCCGACGTCCGGAACGCCGCCATGAAAAAGCTCTTCGCCGATCCGCATTTCAACGTGATGGATGGCCTGGATATCTACATTGACGACTATTCCATCTCCGAGCCGATACCCGAGTCCATGCTTCGGCAGATGGCCAGTGCGAAATTCCTCAAGCTGTTTGATGACGAGGAGGACGACCAGGGTGAGCAGGATGACCCGGAAAAAATCCAGGCTGCGGTAGCGCGGGAAAGTGCGAATAACCCTGAAGCTGAAACCGTGGCACAGTCTCCAGAAGACACGGGCATGCCAATTCCCGACTCTGTGAACCCCGACAACCGAAGCCAAGCCGGGTCATTGCCTGACACTGGCGCCAGCCAACGCCCAGACGACCATGCCCACACTGATTTGCGACTGCAACCAGACCATGCCCCTCCAGCCCCTGGCGGTGGGCGCGGCACTCAATGA
- a CDS encoding 4Fe-4S binding protein: protein MPTLICDCNQTMPLQPLAVGAALNENLTRHSTLCRREAGAFQKAVQSGEDVVVACTQEKRLFAELGEQTAGATSVVRFVNIRETGGWSKDASAASPKIAALLAVAHLPDAEPVSTVTYKSAGRLLIVGPLDRAEQVAGLLADALDVTIFSQGVADPASGDFPAQERKYPVISGTGLSLQGWLGAFEAKWTKDNPIDLDLCTRCNACVAVCPEGAIDLSYQVDSSKCTSHRDCVAVCKVAGAIDFNREAQAATEAFDLVLDLGRQPLITLHAPPQGYFACDASAGLALPGLLPTVVKLRDLVGEFEKPKFFAYKQKLCAHSRNETVGCNACIDICSAGAVSSQKERQQIVVNPNLCIGCGACTTVCPTGALTYAYPRASEQGVRFKTLLATYGRAGGAHPVLLLHSQGAGQQAVEALGRAAQLHKTVQGVPANVIPQALWHTASLGLDVWLSALAFGAEQVAVLVTDEEAPAYLEGLADQMRVAQAILGGLGYAGVHFQLVRVPPGADAQALVGLDASLQTLARARPMVPAVTARFAVVQEKRSTLDMALDHLIAHAPAALPEAIELPRSGSPFGSLVVNTDTCTLCLSCVSACPASALQDNPERPQLKFIEKNCVQCGLCAVTCPEDAITLQPRLLLTPQRKEARVLNETQPYQCIRCGKPFGTLKAIESMLGKLAGHAMFQGAAADRLKMCGDCRVIDIYSADNELKITDIR from the coding sequence ATGCCCACACTGATTTGCGACTGCAACCAGACCATGCCCCTCCAGCCCCTGGCGGTGGGCGCGGCACTCAATGAAAATCTGACGCGGCATTCAACCTTGTGCCGGCGCGAAGCCGGCGCGTTCCAGAAGGCGGTTCAATCCGGCGAGGACGTCGTGGTGGCATGCACCCAGGAAAAGCGCCTCTTTGCGGAGCTGGGCGAGCAGACCGCGGGGGCGACTTCCGTGGTCAGGTTCGTCAATATCCGTGAAACCGGTGGCTGGAGCAAGGACGCCTCGGCCGCCAGCCCCAAGATCGCCGCGCTGCTGGCCGTCGCGCACCTGCCGGATGCAGAGCCCGTCTCGACCGTCACTTACAAAAGCGCTGGCCGCCTGCTGATAGTCGGTCCGCTGGACCGGGCCGAGCAGGTGGCCGGGCTGCTCGCCGATGCGCTGGACGTGACGATTTTTTCGCAAGGTGTCGCTGACCCGGCGTCGGGCGACTTTCCCGCGCAGGAGCGCAAGTACCCGGTCATCAGCGGTACCGGCCTGAGCCTGCAGGGCTGGCTGGGCGCTTTTGAAGCGAAATGGACAAAAGACAATCCGATTGACCTTGACCTGTGTACCCGCTGCAATGCCTGCGTGGCCGTTTGCCCCGAAGGCGCCATCGACCTGAGCTACCAGGTGGACAGCAGCAAATGCACCTCGCACCGGGACTGCGTGGCCGTCTGCAAGGTCGCCGGTGCGATCGACTTCAACCGCGAAGCGCAGGCCGCCACCGAGGCGTTTGACCTCGTGCTGGACCTCGGCCGCCAGCCGCTGATTACCCTGCATGCGCCACCCCAAGGCTACTTTGCATGCGATGCCTCCGCCGGGCTGGCCTTGCCCGGCCTGCTGCCGACGGTGGTCAAGCTGCGTGACCTGGTGGGCGAATTTGAAAAACCCAAATTCTTTGCCTACAAGCAAAAGCTGTGCGCCCACAGCCGCAACGAAACCGTTGGCTGCAACGCATGCATCGACATCTGCTCGGCCGGCGCGGTCAGCAGCCAGAAAGAGCGCCAGCAGATCGTTGTCAATCCCAACCTGTGCATAGGCTGCGGCGCCTGCACCACCGTCTGCCCGACCGGTGCGCTCACCTACGCCTACCCCCGCGCCAGCGAGCAGGGCGTTCGCTTCAAGACCCTGCTTGCCACCTACGGCCGGGCCGGCGGTGCGCACCCGGTGCTGCTGCTGCACAGCCAGGGTGCCGGCCAGCAGGCCGTCGAGGCGCTGGGTCGCGCCGCCCAGCTGCACAAAACCGTTCAGGGTGTGCCCGCCAACGTGATCCCGCAGGCCTTGTGGCATACCGCCAGCCTGGGTCTGGACGTCTGGCTGAGCGCGCTGGCGTTTGGCGCCGAACAGGTGGCCGTGCTGGTCACGGACGAGGAGGCGCCGGCTTACCTGGAAGGCCTGGCGGACCAGATGCGGGTGGCGCAGGCCATTCTCGGCGGCCTGGGTTACGCGGGCGTTCACTTTCAGCTGGTGCGCGTTCCGCCGGGCGCGGATGCCCAGGCGCTTGTCGGCCTGGATGCCAGCCTGCAAACCCTGGCGCGGGCCAGGCCCATGGTGCCCGCGGTCACTGCCCGCTTTGCGGTAGTCCAGGAAAAACGCAGCACGCTGGATATGGCTCTGGACCACCTGATTGCCCACGCCCCTGCCGCCCTGCCCGAAGCGATTGAGCTTCCCCGTTCAGGTTCGCCGTTTGGCAGCCTCGTCGTCAACACCGATACCTGCACCCTGTGCCTGAGCTGCGTGAGTGCCTGCCCGGCCAGCGCGCTGCAGGACAACCCCGAACGCCCGCAACTCAAATTCATTGAAAAGAACTGCGTGCAGTGTGGTTTATGCGCGGTGACCTGCCCTGAAGACGCCATCACGCTGCAGCCGCGGCTGTTGCTGACACCCCAGCGCAAGGAGGCGCGCGTGCTTAACGAGACGCAGCCCTACCAGTGCATACGCTGCGGCAAGCCCTTCGGCACGCTCAAGGCCATCGAGTCCATGCTGGGCAAGCTGGCGGGTCACGCCATGTTTCAGGGTGCGGCCGCGGACCGCCTCAAGATGTGCGGCGATTGCCGGGTCATCGACATCTACTCTGCAGACAACGAACTCAAGATCACCGATATCCGCTAG
- a CDS encoding TorD/DmsD family molecular chaperone, with the protein MMQAQLVPSTLDEETARAEVYGLLAALFYAAPSAELHGNIRVAVTEAPAAGAVLESSWQELVAAAREQSLADIGQEYDALFGGVGKPELYLFGSHYLSGFLNEKPLAALRTDIAALGLARDEAMPETEDHVAYLCEVMRYLIAGDDVEVANLTRQREFFARHVQPWVPLMCDAIMQHHKARFYRALAAFTQAFISVESQGFDMLA; encoded by the coding sequence ATGATGCAAGCGCAACTCGTACCTTCCACGCTGGATGAAGAAACCGCACGCGCGGAAGTCTATGGGCTGCTCGCGGCCCTGTTCTACGCGGCGCCGTCAGCCGAACTGCACGGCAACATTCGCGTCGCTGTCACCGAGGCACCTGCTGCCGGGGCCGTGCTCGAAAGTTCCTGGCAGGAGCTGGTCGCGGCGGCGCGTGAGCAAAGCCTGGCCGACATCGGGCAGGAATACGATGCCCTTTTTGGCGGGGTGGGCAAGCCCGAGCTGTACCTCTTTGGGTCCCATTACCTCAGCGGCTTCCTGAATGAAAAACCGCTGGCCGCTCTGCGCACCGACATCGCCGCACTGGGCTTGGCGCGTGACGAGGCCATGCCGGAAACAGAAGACCATGTGGCGTATCTGTGCGAGGTCATGCGCTACCTGATTGCCGGTGACGATGTCGAAGTCGCCAACCTGACACGCCAGCGCGAATTTTTTGCGCGGCATGTCCAACCCTGGGTGCCCCTGATGTGCGACGCGATCATGCAACACCACAAGGCCCGGTTTTACCGCGCGCTCGCGGCCTTCACGCAGGCCTTCATCAGCGTTGAATCGCAAGGGTTTGACATGCTCGCCTGA